Proteins encoded within one genomic window of Rhinoderma darwinii isolate aRhiDar2 chromosome 5, aRhiDar2.hap1, whole genome shotgun sequence:
- the LOC142652588 gene encoding uncharacterized protein LOC142652588, which produces MRFSSDEEIKATVALARKTLVKIASKGTAISYQEIISLGSLENVVPFLEDRGFLIINKPTVASNVQYGRPSTSASTALTVPHHTAAVEDIAAIPVPDEEMEVTLIPADPEEEVTDTPFLAQPEDPREDQHNEEGRRAHEDDSAEEESDRDFQLQLESEEESNQESGTTGNFDDRTQRILQTKWTVVTRQKMKAAGLYKRHSLDEPILKGFAYYLQHTLDVPNYKQEVENLARFLYYMNPQRPNLDFVSNIEKVNSFFTKLRDLKLANQTVFNYLKHIRRFMTYQLRATNLSAERPRLFKSCNFFMDVTEDIQKRLSKGISREVVSKRYKSLTNSMKTPPECQRLLVVAKPTFLKCLKAAKDRHMKRDTQLEIIYYLEALLILRHLQRPGVVRHMTVSEWNERITHRYLGLDLVVVGVKLHKTSTHQVATYVLTKEEEMWFNVYFEIVRPMLLKNNMPTEVFFLSTSGKEIYNVSNDILRYHTKYKLPNITSQLVRRICETWTLPNFSDSEKCLFAKYLAHTNMTAERNYREKTLTDICHGYMLVMQAGGEQPQASTSRQENIQEGGQGIQREDITSHEEAQEQDYSAKEDWSESTDRGEKESLADHDDDDDDDDDWTSRAQVPSSLFIRTRSRAQRQRGEGSSSGADVTSRDTSLSAIKRVPVVLLRIASRPPAGRRQNKEDFRTSALGKKPSKSKRHFGPMEEEIRSLKIMDY; this is translated from the exons ATGAGGTTCAGCAGCGATGAGGAGATAAAAGCCACTGTGGCATTGGCCAGGAAAACCCTGGTGAAAATTGCATCTAAGGGCACTGCAATCAGTTACCAAGAGATCATCTCTCTTGGCTCATTGGAAAACGTTGTCCCCTTCCTCGAGGACAGGGGCTTTTTGATCATTAACAAACCAACTGTGGCCAG caaTGTACAATATGGAAGACCATCAACCTCTGCATCAACTGCCCTTACTGTGCCACATCACACAGCGGCTGTAGAGGATATTGCAGCCATACCAGTCCCTGATGAGGAAATGGAGGTCACACTGATCCCTGCAGATCCTGAGGAAGAAGTTACAGACACACCATTCCTTGCACAGCCTGAAGACCCGAGGGAAGACCAACACAATGAAGAAGGCAGAAGAGCACATGAAGATGACAGCGCAGAGGAGGAAAGTGATAGAGACTTTCAGCTTCAACTAGAGTCTGAGGAAGAATCCAATCAAGAAAGCGGAACTACAGGAAACTTTGATGACAGGACACAGAG AATCCTACAGACAAAATGGACGGTGGTCACAAGACAGAAGATGAAGGCTGCTGGACTATACAAGCGACATTCATTGGACGAACCAATACTGAAGGGCTTTGCCTACTATTTGCAGCACACATTGGATGTGCCCAACTACAAGCAGGAGGTTGAAAATTTGGCAAGGTTCCTTTATTACATGAACCCGCAGCGTCCCAATCTGGACTTTGTCAGCAACATTGAGAAGGTTAACTCCTTTTTTACAAAGCTGCGTGACCTGAAGCTTGCAAACCAGACTGTCTTTAATTACCTAAAACATATCAGGAGGTTCATGACGTATCAGCTGAGAGCGACCAATCTCTCTGCAGAAAGACCAAGGCTGTTTAAGTCCTGCAACTTCTTTATGGATGTTACAGAGGACATTCAAAAGAGGCTATCTAAGGGAATTTCAAGAGAAGTTGTCAGCAAACG ATAcaagtcattgacaaattctatgAAAACACCCCCGGAATGTCAGAGGCTTTTAGTTGTGGCAAAGCCAACCTTCCTGAAATGCCTCAAAGCTGCAAAAGACAGACACATGAAGCGAGACACTCAACTTGAAATTATTTATTATCTTGAGGCCCTGCTTATTTTGAGGCATCTCCAACGGCCAGGTGTTGTCAGACATATGACT GTTTCAGAGTGGAATGAGAGGATCACTCACAGATATTTGGGTTTAGACCTGGTAGTTGTTGGGGTCAAGTTACACAAGACCTCTACACACCAAGTGGCAACCTATGTGCTAACAAAGGAGGAAGAAATG TGGTTTAATGTCTACTTTGAGATAGTAAGACCAATGCTGCTAAAGAACAACATGCCAACAGAAGTCTTTTTCCTCTCTACATCTGGAAAGGAGATTTATAATGTTTCCAATGACATCCTGCGGTACCACACAAA ATATAAACTACCCAACATCACCAGTCAGCTTGTCAGGAGGATTTGCGAAACTTGGACTCTCCCTAATTTTTCTGACTCTGAAAAGTGTCTTTTTGCCAAATATTTGGCACACACCAACATGACAGCGGAAAGAAACTATCGTGAGAAGACACTGACGGACATATGCCATGGTTATATGCTGGTAATGCAAGCCGGTGGTGAGCAGCCCCAAGCCAGCACTTCAAG ACAAGAGAACATTCAGGAAGGAGGCCAGGGAATCCAAAGAGAAGATATCACATCCCACGAAGAAGCCCAGGAACAAGATTACAGTGCCAAAGAGGACTGGAGTGAATCAACTGACCGAGGAGAAAAAGAAAGCTTGGCtgatcatgatgatgatgatgatgatgatgatgattggacttcaag AGCACAAGTACCATCCTCATTGTTCATCCGAACACGGTCCAGGGCACAGAGGCAGAGAGGGGAAGGGAGCTCCTCTgg GGCTGACGTGACGTCGAGGGATACATCACTATCTGCAATCAAAAGAGTCCCTGTTGTTCTGCTCAG GATTGCTTCAAGACCACCTGCCGGAAGAAGACAAAATAAAGAGGACTTTAGGACATCAGCTCTGGGGAAAAAACCATCCAAGAGTAAAAGACATTTTGGACCAATGGAAGAAGAAATAAGAAGCTTAAAAATTATGGATTATTAA